One Solanum lycopersicum chromosome 4, SLM_r2.1 DNA window includes the following coding sequences:
- the LOC138348176 gene encoding uncharacterized protein, with protein sequence MAIEDDSLGGSSSRTQGETATGNLVMIDHNHPLYLSSSDVPGALSVGIQLTGMENYTLWSRAMEIALLGRNKIGFIDGSDQCNAIVISWLTCNVSKELLSGILYSPSAHQVWLDLKERFDKINGSRLYQLHRNIFTLTQGVLSVSAYYTKLKNLWDEYDSILPPPSCDCNKSKEYVEQLQYQRLL encoded by the exons ATGGCGATCGAGGATGATTCACTGGGAGGATCGAGCAGCAGAACACAAGGAGAGACAGCTACTGGGAATTTGGTGATGATTGATCACAATCATCCACTATATTTGAGCTCTTCAGATGTACCTGGAGCTCTGTCTGTGGGAATTCAATTGACAGGAATGGAGAACTATACTCTGTGGAGCAGAGCTATGGAGATCGCATTACTTGGACGAAACAAGATAGGCTTTATCGATGGATCT gaTCAATGCAATGCTATTGTTATCTCTTGGCTTACCTGCAATGTTAGTAAGGAGTTGCTTAGTGGCATCTTGTACTCGCCTAGTGCACATCAGGTATGGCTTGACCTCAAGGAGCGATTTGACAAGATAAATGGATCGAGACTTTATCAATTGCATAGGAACATATTCACTCTAACACAGGGAGTATTAAGTGTCTCTGCTTATTACACAAAATTGAAGAACCTATGGGATGAGTATGATTCGATTTTACCTCCACCAAGTTGTGATTGTAACAAATCTAAGGAGTATGTTGAGCAACTACAGTATCAACGATTGTTGTAG
- the LOC138348300 gene encoding uncharacterized mitochondrial protein AtMg00810-like, whose translation MILETKRILKDSFKIKDLGELRYFLGIEFSRNSTGILMHQRKYCLELISDMGLSSSKPVGAPIELNKRLTTTKFDLHFSPADKHDKLLKDPRMYQKLIARLLYLTITRPDIAFSVQLLSQFMHSPKTSHMDTAMRVDRYIKQSPGLGIFMTSAGDNQLKAYCGADWASCPNNRKSITGYIVTYGESLISWKSKKQSTISRSSAEAEYRSLASTVAEIVWLVGIFKELGIQVELPVPIHIDSKSAIQIAANPVFHERTKHIDIDCHFIREKIQLGLVQPVYLNTSEQPADLLTKGLTCAQHRYLLTKLGMKNVFHTPSLREDVEQLTKCTVVD comes from the coding sequence ATGATTTTAGAGACAAAAAGAATCCTCAAAGACAGCTTCAAAATCAAGGATTTAGGTGAGTTGAGATACTTCCTAGGGATTGAATTTTCCAGAAACAGTACTGGAATCCTTATGCATCAGAGGAAGTATTGTCTTGAGCTAATCTCAGACATGGGATTGTCAAGTTCGAAACCTGTTGGAGCCCCTATTGAGTTGAATAAAAGGTTGACAACTACAAAATTTGATCTACATTTTTCCCCTGCAGATAAGCATGACAAATTATTGAAGGATCCTAGAATGTATCAGAAATTGATTGCAAGATTACTTTATCTGACCATAACAAGACCAGACATTGCGTTTTCAGTGCAACTTCTAAGTCAATTTATGCATAGTCCAAAGACATCTCATATGGATACAGCAATGAGAGTGGATAGATACATAAAACAATCACCAGGCCTAGGGATCTTCATGACAAGTGCTGGTGACAATCAGTTGAAGGCCTATTGTGGTGCAGATTGGGCATCATGTCCAAACAATAGGAAGTCGATAACTGGTTACATAGTTACTTATGGAGAATCACTAATATCTTGGAAGTCCAAGAAACAAAGCACCATTTCAAGAAGTTCAGCCGAGGCAGAATACAGAAGCTTGGCTTCAACAGTTGCAGAAATTGTATGGTTGGTTGGAATATTCAAGGAACTAGGAATACAAGTTGAGCTACCTGTGCCTATACACATTGACAGTAAATCAGCTATACAGATAGCAGCCAATCCAGTTTTCCATGAAAGAACTAAACACATAGACATTGATTGTCACTTTATCAGAGAGAAGATTCAATTAGGATTGGTTCAACCAGTGTATTTGAATACATCAGAGCAACCTGCAGACTTGCTCACAAAAGGCCTTACATGCGCACAACACAGATATCTACTTACCAAGCTAGGAATGAAGAATGTCTTTCATACACCTAGCTTGAGGGAGGATGTGGAGCAGTTAACAAAATGTACAGTTGTCGATTAG